The genomic region aaaagaataaaaattttatatttaccatctattgacttattattaatttattgcaggtcaaatattttttttctaactaaattacccttataactgtgaatatatacatacctCCTCAAATGTATTGATGTTAGAATATGTATAAGGgcaatttagttataaaaaaatttatttgagttgcaataaatcagtaataaggcgattggaggtaaatatgaattttgattatttcttttattaatatcaataaattcggtatattttgattaacaggaaaaattatttgctaaatgaaagcaaaactcaaaaatactaaatataatctttGAAACTACATAAAagttatgtttaattatattaaatatgaatagaGAGGGATATAATTATTCCGAAATCTGACTCCCTGTGGGAACTCCCAGTTCAAGTTTTCTTGTGCAGAACTACTAAATTGTTCATTTTAATGAccaaaataaacatatattaaagtatttaCAGCCAATAATGTAATGCATGAAAGCCAAAAATTCTGCAATAATGACTCATCTTTTGGTATATTACAATTTACGAGAAATTGGTGACCACTTTCTGCAGAAGCTCTCATCGCCATAATCATAACCGGACACCATGCTTAAGTCACAAATACTAATCATAATGAATAGCAAAATCCCATCATtagtttcttctttctcacagtataaataatacaacCTCTGCCCATCACAGCAGTTGTAATAAGATATATAgcttaaacaagaaaattgtcCATAATTGGAATTTTACATGATTATCAGAGGAACATAAATTCTCGATATTACATGGCAAGGGGAGATTGAATTGAACTTACATCAGCACATTCCGCTGGAAAAACTGAGTCCATTACAGAACTCTGAACTGAGAGTGCTAAACACTCATTTATGACTATATACAGAATCAGAGAGACTAGAATCAACTAAAAACTCCTCAATTTGGCTGAGAATCCGACTTACTACTTTCGATTTGTTTGTCCCATGAAGACTAGTCTAAAATTTTCTGAACAGGGAAACACCTACTGCAGTCCTTATAAATTCCTTACTACTACATTGTTGACATTGCCATCATGTGATCGTCCCAGTGCAGCAACCTTGGCTCTGTAAGCAGCAGCTGCAGCTGCTGCCACTGCATTCTTTACCCTGTCATCCTGAGGAAGCTCACAAGTTTCACTAACGGAGCCGAATCTCAGCTCAGCAGGAGGAATGAAACAGTCTATGGATAGACCTGGAACATTGAATGCTACTTCCTCGATTGTCCAAGCTTCTTCCATTCTAGTCTTCGTGTGGCTCATTGCCGTTTCACCAAACCTGAAAAGGGTAACCACAGATCGGCCAGAATGGGCAATCATGATACCCTCAATGGGCCTGTAATCATCGAGAAATGAATTGATTGTCGTCTCCCAATACACAGCATCGCCCCCATTGGATTGGATTCGGGTCAAGTGGGAGTCCTCCAAATGCACAAGAAGCCCAGTTTTCTGGCTGAAGTAGCCAAACAAAACATGCCTTATGATCTCTGCAGGTCCTTCGCTCCTAGACTTCAGTGTATGTGGATCAGCACAAAGTTTGAGAATGAAGCAATCTTCTCCATTGATCTTTTTCTCCCCAGTGCACCTAGCATTCACAAACATGTTTGCTGTTGTTCTTGGATCCAGACCCTACACGTCAAATGAATGTCAACTTCCAAATTGTAATAACAAACTACCATCAGAAGATATATCTTGCAGCACTAATATCACGAGGAATTTACCTGGAGGGCACGACGAAGAGGTCTAACGGGCCCTTTGGCAGCATGTGCACCAAGCCATGGGGTATGGCGCCACACGAGCTTCCCGTTGCAGCCAGCATGAACCTTGCTACCTCCAAGTGCAAGCTCCACATACCACATGTCGGGATTCATTTGCCAGAGCACAAACCCGCCAGATTCAGCTGCTTTTGAggaatttttgttctttatgaCCTTTGTTGCCGTCTCGATATCAGAGGCCAACATTTTCACCTTTCCCATTGCATAGGCATTCTGAATTGAGTTTTGAAGCTTATGCCCTCCAGACGCCGCAAGATATTGCTGCAATATGTACTGGGCAGAGGACGTCTCCTGTATAAATATTTCCAAGAAAATCAACCAGTTGAGAATACAGAGAAATTTAAACAGTGAAAGATGACAGAAATCTCAATCAAAGGACCACCATGTGAAACACAATCTATTGATATCCTCATTTTCCTGatttttgaagaattaatGAACACAGCGACTGTTTACCAACCAACCAAAGATGTGGTCAGCAGTCTTCATCCACATAACATCATTCATCTCTTCTCTATTTCCATATTTCCCACTTTTAGCGCTCATTTATATAGAAACCAACAAGCCtacaaattcaagaatcctactatataaaagaaattcacCAATCTCTTAAGAAGATTCAATGAATCCCATCCACAAAATATCTATTGTGTAAGTCtacaacaaatacatacaaaaaGGAAAGATTAAAAAGCagacaaaagaattaaataaaactgaGACTATAAACAGCAGATGAAAAGTTGCAGCTAATATTTTCACATGAAACCAAACAGTTGTGAGAAAGCATCTCAACATTCTTTCCTTCAAATTCAACCATTTCACCACACAATGACACACCAACTTTCCAAAAACGGCcttcaaaaaaatcattgtCCAAAAACTTTGGTCAGCCTTTCTTcaggaaaagaataaaatatccaaaacccacaataaaaacaaaaaaaccagaaaagaaaacagacttgaaaaaggaaaatgtgaAGAGGAGACTAACAATGGGGGTGTCCTTAATACTGAGGTGAGGCAAAGGGTCGCTGTTGCTAACGTGCACTGGGGCTAGCGGCGCACCCAGTACACCCAGAAGCAGCCTCAGATCGGACCTCGAGTAACCCGGCCCGGCAATCGAAACAGCAGGAGCCCGACAAAGCCAGTGGGCCCACCTATCGCCTCTGGGGTCCCCGGAATCCGACCCGTTTGGATCCGGACCCTCCCTCAAAGGCGATAGGGTCTCAACCCCCGGCCTCAAACTCCCCGATCTCGATATGAACATTTCTGGTGGGCCCACACTACTACCTCTCCTCCGGCGGAGCAGTCCCGACCCAGACGGAGACTGACTCCGACCCCTTCTCGACCGAGCCGGCGACAGCCCACGAACCACTTCCTCCTTCAGAGCCGAGAAGAAACCCTGCTTACGCTCCATACTCACAGCAACCCGACCCAATTGACACTGCTCCTGAATGCAAAGAAGCAAAAGGAGGGGGAGAAACAATGAAGAGAGTGAGAAAGAAAGCGAGGAAACAGAAATGGGAGCTGCAAGTAGAGAAGTGTGGTGAGc from Sesamum indicum cultivar Zhongzhi No. 13 linkage group LG3, S_indicum_v1.0, whole genome shotgun sequence harbors:
- the LOC105159124 gene encoding uncharacterized protein LOC105159124; amino-acid sequence: MERKQGFFSALKEEVVRGLSPARSRRGRSQSPSGSGLLRRRRGSSVGPPEMFISRSGSLRPGVETLSPLREGPDPNGSDSGDPRGDRWAHWLCRAPAVSIAGPGYSRSDLRLLLGVLGAPLAPVHVSNSDPLPHLSIKDTPIETSSAQYILQQYLAASGGHKLQNSIQNAYAMGKVKMLASDIETATKVIKNKNSSKAAESGGFVLWQMNPDMWYVELALGGSKVHAGCNGKLVWRHTPWLGAHAAKGPVRPLRRALQGLDPRTTANMFVNARCTGEKKINGEDCFILKLCADPHTLKSRSEGPAEIIRHVLFGYFSQKTGLLVHLEDSHLTRIQSNGGDAVYWETTINSFLDDYRPIEGIMIAHSGRSVVTLFRFGETAMSHTKTRMEEAWTIEEVAFNVPGLSIDCFIPPAELRFGSVSETCELPQDDRVKNAVAAAAAAAYRAKVAALGRSHDGNVNNVVVRNL